Proteins found in one Lycium ferocissimum isolate CSIRO_LF1 chromosome 6, AGI_CSIRO_Lferr_CH_V1, whole genome shotgun sequence genomic segment:
- the LOC132060890 gene encoding kirola-like — translation MGLNGRLVASFEVKCEGHLFHDLYQTSCHHLSNISPEKIHHFHIHEGDDVKAGSVIGWKFNHDGKVNVTKQLIEAIDDEKKSITWKVIEGDTLEIYSAFTIIASFENNWVTWTFLYEKKTEDTPDPINLLGFLVDVTKDIDAHLHKETKGC, via the exons ATGGGTTTGAATGGCAGGTTGGTAGCTTCTTTTGAGGTTAAGTGTGAAGGACACTTGTTCCATGACCTTTATCAAACTAGTTGTCATCATCTATCCAACATCAGCCCAGaaaaaatccaccattttcatattcatgaaGGTGACGATGTAAAGGCTGGTTCAGTAATTGGCTGGAAATTTAACCATG ATGGAAAAGTTAATGTTACTAAGCAACTGATTGAAGCCATTGATGATGAGAAAAAATCAATTACTTGGAAAGTGATAGAGGGAGATACATTGGAAATCTACAGTGCCTTCACCATTATTGCATCCTTTGAAAATAATTGGGTAACGTGGACATTTCTGTATGAGAAAAAAACTGAAGACACGCCAGATCCTATCAATCTATTGGGTTTCCTCGTCGATGTGACTAAGGATATAGACGCGCACCTTCACAAAGAAACAAAAGGTTGTTAA